The following proteins come from a genomic window of Achromobacter sp. AONIH1:
- a CDS encoding amino acid ABC transporter ATP-binding protein, with the protein MANTILDIAGLRKAYGQNEVLKGVDCAVREGEVISIIGSSGSGKTTLLRCINMLEEFEGGTIRLDGEEIGYHVEGGQRRRKSEKDIARQRALTGMAFQQFNLFPHMSAAENVMLGLIKVKKLDKAQARAIAGQWLERVGLAARANHYPGQLSGGQQQRVAIARAIAMAPRLMLFDEVTSALDPELVGEVLQVIKALAADGMTMLLVTHEMRFAYEVSSRVIFMNQGVICEEGDPREMFARPRTERLAEFLKSSSFS; encoded by the coding sequence ATGGCCAACACCATCCTGGACATCGCGGGCCTGCGCAAGGCCTACGGCCAGAACGAAGTGCTCAAGGGCGTGGACTGCGCCGTGCGCGAAGGCGAAGTCATCTCCATCATCGGCTCGTCCGGCTCGGGCAAGACGACCCTGCTCCGATGCATCAACATGCTGGAGGAATTCGAGGGCGGCACCATCCGGCTGGACGGCGAGGAAATCGGCTACCACGTCGAAGGCGGCCAGCGCCGGCGCAAGAGCGAGAAGGACATCGCCCGCCAGCGCGCGCTGACCGGCATGGCCTTCCAGCAGTTCAATCTGTTCCCCCACATGAGCGCGGCCGAGAACGTCATGCTGGGCCTCATCAAGGTCAAGAAGCTGGACAAGGCCCAGGCCCGCGCCATCGCCGGACAATGGCTGGAACGCGTGGGCCTGGCGGCGCGCGCCAACCACTACCCCGGCCAGCTCTCCGGCGGCCAGCAGCAGCGCGTGGCCATCGCCCGCGCCATCGCCATGGCGCCCAGGCTGATGCTGTTCGACGAAGTGACCTCGGCGCTGGACCCCGAACTGGTGGGCGAGGTGCTGCAGGTCATCAAGGCGCTGGCGGCCGACGGCATGACCATGCTGCTGGTCACGCACGAAATGCGCTTCGCCTACGAAGTATCGTCCCGCGTCATCTTCATGAACCAGGGCGTCATCTGCGAAGAAGGCGACCCCAGAGAGATGTTCGCGCGCCCCCGGACCGAGCGGCTGGCGGAGTTCCTCAAGTCGTCGAGCTTCAGCTAG